The Dioscorea cayenensis subsp. rotundata cultivar TDr96_F1 chromosome 19, TDr96_F1_v2_PseudoChromosome.rev07_lg8_w22 25.fasta, whole genome shotgun sequence genome includes a window with the following:
- the LOC120249531 gene encoding zinc finger CCCH domain-containing protein 32-like isoform X2: MELYGRGSGSGIPRPDPDTGLEESMWQLGLGGPGDAAVVVAYPERPGEPDCAYFMRTGTCGYGDRCRYNHPRERVLYFLRTGTCKFGPTCKYHHPRQGSGSARPVSLNYFGYPLRPGEKECSYYVRTGQCKFGATCKFHHPQPAGLSVPSPASSYYPSAQSPSIPSAQPYATMANWQVARPPSVLPAPYMQGPYGPMLLSPGVVSVPGWSPYPAPSSSVVSPGGQQPVQTGSVYGISGQLSPSASAYPVSYPPLSPPTGPSSSSQKENLYPERPGQPECQYYMRTGDCKFGSTCKYHHPPGPGWSIPQTNCTLSPIGFPLRPGAPTCTFYAQHGVCKFGPTCKFDHPMGGLSYSPSASSLADIPVAPYPVGSSMATLAPSSSSSELRPDFISNKDSFSTRMPSSETLSSGSIGSIFSKGGSSMAHGEKSSSI; the protein is encoded by the exons ATGGAGCTGTACGGCCGTGGTAGCGGCAGCGGGATCCCCCGCCCTGACCCAGACACCGGGCTCGAAG AGTCGATGTGGCAGCTGGGGCTTGGCGGCCCCGGAGATGCGGCGGTTGTGGTGGCGTACCCGGAGCGGCCTGGGGAACCTGATTGTGCGTACTTCATGCGCACTGGGACGTGTGGGTATGGTGATCGGTGCCGTTACAATCATCCTCGCGAACGTGTCCTG TATTTTTTGAGGACTGGGACTTGCAAATTTGGTCCGACTTGCAAGTATCACCACCCAAGACAAGGAAGTGGATCTGCACGACCTGtctctttaaattattttggataCCCACTCCGGCCG GGTGAGAAGGAATGTTCCTACTATGTGAGAACAGGGCAGTGTAAATTTGGTGCGACATGTAAATTCCATCATCCTCAGCCAGCAGGACTCTCAGTGCCTTCACCTGCATCTAGCTATTATCCCTCTGCACAGTCTCCATCGATTCCTTCAGCCCAGCCATATGCTACCATGGCAAATTGGCAAGTTGCAAGGCCGCCTTCAGTCTTACCTGCACCATACATGCAAGGGCCTTATGGCCCTATGCTACTTTCTCCTGGTGTGGTCTCTGTTCCTGGTTGGAGCCCTTATCCG GCACCTTCAAGCTCTGTAGTGTCACCTGGTGGACAGCAGCCTGTTCAAACAGGATCAGTCTACGGAATATCTGGTCAGCTATCTCCTTCAGCTTCGGCCTACCCCGTATCTTACCCACCATTATCTCCACCAACTGGGCCATCAAGTAGCAGTcagaaagaaaatttatatCCAGAGAGGCCTGGCCAACCTGAGTGTCAGTACTACATGAGGACAGGAGATTGCAAATTTGGTTCCACATGTAAATATCACCATCCTCCGGGTCCAGGTTGGAGCATACCACAGACAAATTGCACTCTAAGCCCTATTGGTTTCCCCCTTCGTCCG GGGGCGCCGACTTGCACTTTCTACGCTCAACATGGAGTATGCAAGTTTGGGCCGACATGCAAATTTGATCATCCAATGGGAGGTCTGAGTTACAGTCCCTCTGCATCTTCTCTTGCCGATATACCTGTCGCTCCTTATCCTGTTGGATCTTCTATGGCTACCTTAGcgccatcctcatcatcatcagagCTAAGGCCTGACTTCATATCCAACAAGGATTCCTTCTCTACCCGAATGCCATCATCAGAGACCTTGTCTAGTGGTTCCATTGGTTCAATCTTTTCCAAGGGAGGGAGCAGCATGGCCCATGGTGAGAAATCCAGTTCCATCTGA
- the LOC120283871 gene encoding probable serine/threonine-protein kinase PBL28 isoform X2 encodes MSFFHRSLQKYFEMSILFAVILGGIAAGVAFTVVATALVWSYKHHFLNSGNKNSETGSSDPPSALGCRVPSNGTRPLRDGNEARPRIFTLEELEQATKKFNECNLVGHGSFGLVYKGLLCDGTVVAIKRRVGTLHQEFVKEVNCLSVISHRNLVSLIGYCQEGGLQMLVFEYLPNGSLSDHLYDTDKELKIKLEFKQRLSVAIGAAKGLSHLHSIVPPLVHRNFKTSNVLVDENFIAKVADAGIIRFIQNIEDVGTSEGSHHQNIFRDPEIKEDRTFSGASDVYSFGVFLLELVTGQIAAQLNFIDTNASLIQWVKEHLNSGDLIDRRLAGSLTTEGMTALIKLTLQCLSLTGSRRPTMDVVGVELHRILETEMTLTTIMGDGTAIVTLGSQLFA; translated from the exons ATGTCTTTCTTTCACAGATCATTGCAGAAATACTTTGAG ATGTCAATCTTATTTGCAGTAATCCTTGGAGGCATTGCAGCTGGTGTTGCATTTACAGTGGTAGCCACTGCACTTGTTTGGTCTTATAAACACCATTTCTTGAACTCAGGGAACAAGAATTCCGAGACCGGCTCATCGGATCCTCCTTCAGCTTTAG GATGTAGAGTTCCTTCGAACGGCACTCGCCCATTGAGGGATGGCAATGAAGCAAGACCGAGGATTTTTACGCTTGAAGAATTAGAACAAGCTACAAAGAAGTTTAACGAGTGCAATCTCGTCGGTCATGGGAGTTTTGGTTTGGTTTATAAAGGTTTGCTATGTGATGGTACCGTTGTAGCGATTAAAAGGCGTGTCGGAACATTACATCAGGAATTTGTCAAAGAG GTTAATTGTCTGTCTGTTATATCGCATCGCAATCTTGTTTCTCTCATCGGTTATTGCCAGGAGGGTGGTTTACAAATGCTAGTCTTCGAATATCTGCCGAACGGGAGCCTCTCTGATCATCTTTATG ATACTGATAAAGAATTAAAGATAAAGTTGGAATTCAAACAAAGGCTTTCAGTAGCAATAGGAGCAGCTAAAG GTCTTTCTCATTTGCACAGTATAGTACCACCATTAGTGCACAGAAACTTCAAAACATCCAATGTGTTAGTCGACGAGAACTTCATCGCAAAGGTGGCAGATGCAGGCATAATCCGGTTCATCCAAAACATCGAAGATGTTGGTACATCTGAAGGATCTCACCACCAAAATATTTTCCGAGATCCAGA AATCAAAGAAGATAGAACATTCTCTGGAGCCAGTGATGTATATAGTTTTGGAGTGTTCCTTCTGGAGCTTGTAACTGGCCAAATTGCTGCTCAATTGAACTTTATAGACACAAATGCAAGCTTGATCCAATGG GTGAAGGAACATCTTAATTCCGGTGATCTCATTGATCGGCGATTAGCTGGAAGTCTCACTACAGAAGGGATGACAGCATTAATAAAACTAACTCTTCAGTGCTTGAGTTTAACAGGAAGTAGACGACCGACGATGGATGTCGTCGGTGTAGAACTTCATCGGATTCTTGAGACAGAGATGACATTGACGACGATTATGGGTGATGGTACTGCTATTGTCACCCTTGGAAGTCAGTTATTTGCTTAA
- the LOC120250037 gene encoding uncharacterized protein LOC120250037 has translation MTSAVLSFLLRRHRRHGFSSPGILTRYLSTASPQSQEPDSKPHPATSSLSARLSFVFDHLDSLDREREAKDQALQRLRSWNQSHPPQPSVSTSDPPLEDKEKEESVADVFKRDVELVHPWPEWIELMERLAGQKYFELGMKPKDEEQFAKDVGIDLSGIRDDTGYDFSRDWITVRNACMNFGRDRFDILRSLARKDIQTLVGHGCPSMDPKVVFSAKLLRKYTHIDEGDVCSSCSLRNTCGRGYILTRKEDEARTLDVIRILLTYGFDHVKGTVENKPLMKMKSVKTVVRKLLHEVVKLSAVPIDPNLPPPVIKKPPPKVKQPPPPPKKRVGRDDVEMKKGDWLCPKCDFMNFAKNTVCLQCDAKRPKRQLLPGEWECPKCNFLNYRRNMACFHCEHKRPPDEYTENQNQSMESGPRTRLDRATRMSDVSNAWNFDFDDNESDGADVAAFEFGDSSKSREDSSLDGRQQGGSARGFDGDIREPSRTARSHDGRNTESPSRMGFDDFDDEEDDVDNYELDASSNNSMGEVSRRNFSEFEKTSDSEDLSDLDNYSSRSSRMKKNYKSASDDVGDYVESEDDLRNHPQWRSSHVADSRQKAGSRRGNHPSKDLSFGSDDDLMSDIDDDIDDDFQSKQRNGRHGDIVGRKATGRRNNSDSEEELLLDSESEDDDNPRMRGNRGFSDRRGSSRSREFQSNDRMHGKRNSFGYGKRDTFSRGSGREQWNEDSRFHEDKEGFRPRDSRRNGRGPPRNSYGGRRAEDGQFHKDKEGFRPRDSGRNGRGTPRNSYGGRRAEDGQFHKDKEGFRPRDSGRNGRGAPRNGYGGRRVEDGQFHEDKEGFRPRDSGRNGRGAPRNGYGGRRVDEGFQRFDRHANGRGFGNRQHGRRNQFTDYSGDYDENRAHRRVIER, from the exons ATGACTTCCGCCGttctctccttcctcctccGCCGGCACCGCCGCCATGGCTTCTCTTCTCCAGGGATTCTCACCCGCTACCTATCCACCGCATCTCCCCAATCCCAAGAGCCAGACTCCAAGCCCCATCCTGCCACCTCCTCCCTCTCCGCCCGCCTCTCCTTTGTCTTCGATCATCTGGACTCCCTTGACCGCGAACGCGAAGCCAAGGACCAGGCCCTCCAACGCCTCCGCTCCTGGAACCAGTCTCACCCTCCCCAACCTTCGGTTTCGACCTCGGATCCTCCGTTGGAggacaaggagaaggaggagagcgTGGCGGATGTGTTTAAGAGAGACGTCGAGCTTGTCCACCCGTGGCCGGAGTGGATTGAGCTCATGGAGAGACTTGCTGGGCAGAAGTACTTCGAGCTCGGGATGAAGCCCAAGGATGAGGAGCAGTTCGCCAAGGATGTGGGTATTGATCTCTCGGGTATAAGGGATGACACCGGGTATGATTTCTCGAGGGATTGGATCACTGTGCGCAATGCTTGCATGAACTTTGGCCGCGACCGGTTTGACATCTTGAG GTCACTGGCGAGGAAGGATATTCAGACTCTGGTTGGCCATGGATGTCCTAGTATGGACCCGAAAGTAGTTTTCTCGGCGAAGCTGCTGAGGAAGTATACCCATATTGATGAGGGTGAT GTTTGCAGTTCTTGCAGTTTAAGAAACACATGTGGCAGAGGATACATACTTACACGTAAAGAAGATGAGGCACGGACTCTTGATGTCATACGCATCTTGTTAACATATGGTTTCGATCATGTAAAGGGAACTGTTGAAAATAAGCCTCTTATGAAAATGAAATCTGTGAAAACTGTAGTGCGTAAATTACTGCATGAGGTTGTTAAGTTGAGCGCAGTTCCAATTGATCCCAATCTTCCACCACCTGTAATAAAAAAGCCTCCTCCAAAAGTAAAGCAACCACCTCCCCCTCCAAAGAAGCGGGTGGGCCGTGATGATGTTGAAATGAAGAAAGGAGACTGGCTATGTCCCAA GTGTGATTTTATGAATTTTGCAAAGAACACGGTTTGCTTGCAGTGTGATGCCAAACGCCCAAAAAGGCAACTTCTCCCAGGGGAATGGGAGTGCCCCAA GTGCAACTTCCTGAACTATAGAAGAAATATGGCTTGCTTTCATTGTGAACACAAGCGCCCCCCAGATGAATACACAGAGAACCAAAATCAATCAATGGAATCTGGTCCAAGGACAAGATTGGATCGGGCTACCAGAATGTCGGATGTGTCAAATGCatggaattttgattttgatgacaatGAATCAGATGGTGCAGATGTTGCAGCATTTGAGTTTGGAGATTCTTCAAAATCACGTGAAGATTCGTCTCTAGATGGCAGGCAGCAGGGAGGAAGTGCCAGGGGATTCGACGGTGATATTCGTGAACCAAGCAGGACGGCCAGATCCCATGATGGGCGAAACACCGAAAGTCCTTCAAGAATGGggtttgatgattttgatgatgaagaagatgatgtggATAACTATGAGCTAGATGCATCAAGTAACAATTCAATGGGTGAAGTTTCACGCAGGAACTTCTCTGAATTTGAGAAGACCTCTGATTCAGAAGACCTAAGTGATTTGGATAATTATTCCAGCAGGTCCAGTAGAATGAAGAAAAACTACAAGTCTGCATCTGATGATGTAGGTGATTATGTTGAATCAGAAGATGACCTGAGAAATCATCCTCAGTGGAGATCCAGCCACGTTGCAGATTCTAGACAGAAGGCTGGAAGCAGACGTGGAAATCATCCAAGCAAAGATTTGTCTTTTGGTTCAGATGATGATCTCATGTCAGATATTGATGATGATATAGATGatgattttcaatcaaaacagagAAATGGCCGCCACGGAGATATTGTGGGTAGGAAGGCTACTGGAAGACGAAATAATTCAGATTCTGAAGAAGAGCTGCTTCTTGATTCAGAATCTGAGGACGATGACAACCCAAGGATGAGAGGAAATAGAGGTTTCTCAGATAGAAGAGGTTCTTCGAGAAGTAGAGAATTTCAATCAAACGATAGAATGCATGGTAAGAGAAATTCTTTTGGCTATGGTAAGCGTGATACTTTTTCTAGAGGTTCAGGTAGAGAACAGTGGAATGAGGATAGCCGATTCCATGAAGACAAAGAAGGTTTCAGGCCAAGAGATTCACGAAGGAATGGAAGAGGCCCACCAAGAAATAGCTACGGTGGTCGGAGGGCTGAGGATGGCCAATTCCACAAAGACAAGGAAGGTTTCAGGCCAAGAGATTCAGGAAGGAATGGAAGAGGCACACCAAGAAATAGCTACGGTGGTCGGAGGGCTGAGGATGGCCAATTCCACAAAGACAAGGAAGGTTTCAGGCCAAGAGATTCAGGAAGGAATGGAAGAGGTGCACCAAGAAATGGCTACGGTGGTCGGAGGGTTGAGGATGGCCAATTCCATGAAGACAAGGAAGGTTTCAGGCCAAGAGATTCAGGAAGGAATGGAAGAGGCGCACCAAGAAATGGCTACGGTGGTCGGAGGGTTGATGAGGGATTCCAGCGCTTCGATCGCCATGCCAATGGAAGAGGATTTGGTAATCGACAACATGGAAGAAGGAATCAATTTACAGATTATTCCGGTGATTATGATGAAAATAGGGCGCACAGGCGagtaattgaaagataa
- the LOC120283871 gene encoding probable serine/threonine-protein kinase PBL28 isoform X1, translating to MSFFHRSLQKYFEMSILFAVILGGIAAGVAFTVVATALVWSYKHHFLNSGNKNSETGSSDPPSALGELNTGCRVPSNGTRPLRDGNEARPRIFTLEELEQATKKFNECNLVGHGSFGLVYKGLLCDGTVVAIKRRVGTLHQEFVKEVNCLSVISHRNLVSLIGYCQEGGLQMLVFEYLPNGSLSDHLYDTDKELKIKLEFKQRLSVAIGAAKGLSHLHSIVPPLVHRNFKTSNVLVDENFIAKVADAGIIRFIQNIEDVGTSEGSHHQNIFRDPEIKEDRTFSGASDVYSFGVFLLELVTGQIAAQLNFIDTNASLIQWVKEHLNSGDLIDRRLAGSLTTEGMTALIKLTLQCLSLTGSRRPTMDVVGVELHRILETEMTLTTIMGDGTAIVTLGSQLFA from the exons ATGTCTTTCTTTCACAGATCATTGCAGAAATACTTTGAG ATGTCAATCTTATTTGCAGTAATCCTTGGAGGCATTGCAGCTGGTGTTGCATTTACAGTGGTAGCCACTGCACTTGTTTGGTCTTATAAACACCATTTCTTGAACTCAGGGAACAAGAATTCCGAGACCGGCTCATCGGATCCTCCTTCAGCTTTAG GGGAGCTGAATACAGGATGTAGAGTTCCTTCGAACGGCACTCGCCCATTGAGGGATGGCAATGAAGCAAGACCGAGGATTTTTACGCTTGAAGAATTAGAACAAGCTACAAAGAAGTTTAACGAGTGCAATCTCGTCGGTCATGGGAGTTTTGGTTTGGTTTATAAAGGTTTGCTATGTGATGGTACCGTTGTAGCGATTAAAAGGCGTGTCGGAACATTACATCAGGAATTTGTCAAAGAG GTTAATTGTCTGTCTGTTATATCGCATCGCAATCTTGTTTCTCTCATCGGTTATTGCCAGGAGGGTGGTTTACAAATGCTAGTCTTCGAATATCTGCCGAACGGGAGCCTCTCTGATCATCTTTATG ATACTGATAAAGAATTAAAGATAAAGTTGGAATTCAAACAAAGGCTTTCAGTAGCAATAGGAGCAGCTAAAG GTCTTTCTCATTTGCACAGTATAGTACCACCATTAGTGCACAGAAACTTCAAAACATCCAATGTGTTAGTCGACGAGAACTTCATCGCAAAGGTGGCAGATGCAGGCATAATCCGGTTCATCCAAAACATCGAAGATGTTGGTACATCTGAAGGATCTCACCACCAAAATATTTTCCGAGATCCAGA AATCAAAGAAGATAGAACATTCTCTGGAGCCAGTGATGTATATAGTTTTGGAGTGTTCCTTCTGGAGCTTGTAACTGGCCAAATTGCTGCTCAATTGAACTTTATAGACACAAATGCAAGCTTGATCCAATGG GTGAAGGAACATCTTAATTCCGGTGATCTCATTGATCGGCGATTAGCTGGAAGTCTCACTACAGAAGGGATGACAGCATTAATAAAACTAACTCTTCAGTGCTTGAGTTTAACAGGAAGTAGACGACCGACGATGGATGTCGTCGGTGTAGAACTTCATCGGATTCTTGAGACAGAGATGACATTGACGACGATTATGGGTGATGGTACTGCTATTGTCACCCTTGGAAGTCAGTTATTTGCTTAA
- the LOC120249531 gene encoding zinc finger CCCH domain-containing protein 6-like isoform X1 has translation MELYGRGSGSGIPRPDPDTGLEESMWQLGLGGPGDAAVVVAYPERPGEPDCAYFMRTGTCGYGDRCRYNHPRERVLGAGGLRGGLMDYPERVGEPVCQYFLRTGTCKFGPTCKYHHPRQGSGSARPVSLNYFGYPLRPGEKECSYYVRTGQCKFGATCKFHHPQPAGLSVPSPASSYYPSAQSPSIPSAQPYATMANWQVARPPSVLPAPYMQGPYGPMLLSPGVVSVPGWSPYPAPSSSVVSPGGQQPVQTGSVYGISGQLSPSASAYPVSYPPLSPPTGPSSSSQKENLYPERPGQPECQYYMRTGDCKFGSTCKYHHPPGPGWSIPQTNCTLSPIGFPLRPGAPTCTFYAQHGVCKFGPTCKFDHPMGGLSYSPSASSLADIPVAPYPVGSSMATLAPSSSSSELRPDFISNKDSFSTRMPSSETLSSGSIGSIFSKGGSSMAHGEKSSSI, from the exons ATGGAGCTGTACGGCCGTGGTAGCGGCAGCGGGATCCCCCGCCCTGACCCAGACACCGGGCTCGAAG AGTCGATGTGGCAGCTGGGGCTTGGCGGCCCCGGAGATGCGGCGGTTGTGGTGGCGTACCCGGAGCGGCCTGGGGAACCTGATTGTGCGTACTTCATGCGCACTGGGACGTGTGGGTATGGTGATCGGTGCCGTTACAATCATCCTCGCGAACGTGTCCTG GGAGCTGGGGGGCTGAGAGGTGGACTGATGGATTATCCAGAGCGAGTTGGTGAACCTGTCTGTCAG TATTTTTTGAGGACTGGGACTTGCAAATTTGGTCCGACTTGCAAGTATCACCACCCAAGACAAGGAAGTGGATCTGCACGACCTGtctctttaaattattttggataCCCACTCCGGCCG GGTGAGAAGGAATGTTCCTACTATGTGAGAACAGGGCAGTGTAAATTTGGTGCGACATGTAAATTCCATCATCCTCAGCCAGCAGGACTCTCAGTGCCTTCACCTGCATCTAGCTATTATCCCTCTGCACAGTCTCCATCGATTCCTTCAGCCCAGCCATATGCTACCATGGCAAATTGGCAAGTTGCAAGGCCGCCTTCAGTCTTACCTGCACCATACATGCAAGGGCCTTATGGCCCTATGCTACTTTCTCCTGGTGTGGTCTCTGTTCCTGGTTGGAGCCCTTATCCG GCACCTTCAAGCTCTGTAGTGTCACCTGGTGGACAGCAGCCTGTTCAAACAGGATCAGTCTACGGAATATCTGGTCAGCTATCTCCTTCAGCTTCGGCCTACCCCGTATCTTACCCACCATTATCTCCACCAACTGGGCCATCAAGTAGCAGTcagaaagaaaatttatatCCAGAGAGGCCTGGCCAACCTGAGTGTCAGTACTACATGAGGACAGGAGATTGCAAATTTGGTTCCACATGTAAATATCACCATCCTCCGGGTCCAGGTTGGAGCATACCACAGACAAATTGCACTCTAAGCCCTATTGGTTTCCCCCTTCGTCCG GGGGCGCCGACTTGCACTTTCTACGCTCAACATGGAGTATGCAAGTTTGGGCCGACATGCAAATTTGATCATCCAATGGGAGGTCTGAGTTACAGTCCCTCTGCATCTTCTCTTGCCGATATACCTGTCGCTCCTTATCCTGTTGGATCTTCTATGGCTACCTTAGcgccatcctcatcatcatcagagCTAAGGCCTGACTTCATATCCAACAAGGATTCCTTCTCTACCCGAATGCCATCATCAGAGACCTTGTCTAGTGGTTCCATTGGTTCAATCTTTTCCAAGGGAGGGAGCAGCATGGCCCATGGTGAGAAATCCAGTTCCATCTGA
- the LOC120283871 gene encoding proline-rich receptor-like protein kinase PERK3 isoform X3 translates to MSILFAVILGGIAAGVAFTVVATALVWSYKHHFLNSGNKNSETGSSDPPSALGELNTGCRVPSNGTRPLRDGNEARPRIFTLEELEQATKKFNECNLVGHGSFGLVYKGLLCDGTVVAIKRRVGTLHQEFVKEVNCLSVISHRNLVSLIGYCQEGGLQMLVFEYLPNGSLSDHLYDTDKELKIKLEFKQRLSVAIGAAKGLSHLHSIVPPLVHRNFKTSNVLVDENFIAKVADAGIIRFIQNIEDVGTSEGSHHQNIFRDPEIKEDRTFSGASDVYSFGVFLLELVTGQIAAQLNFIDTNASLIQWVKEHLNSGDLIDRRLAGSLTTEGMTALIKLTLQCLSLTGSRRPTMDVVGVELHRILETEMTLTTIMGDGTAIVTLGSQLFA, encoded by the exons ATGTCAATCTTATTTGCAGTAATCCTTGGAGGCATTGCAGCTGGTGTTGCATTTACAGTGGTAGCCACTGCACTTGTTTGGTCTTATAAACACCATTTCTTGAACTCAGGGAACAAGAATTCCGAGACCGGCTCATCGGATCCTCCTTCAGCTTTAG GGGAGCTGAATACAGGATGTAGAGTTCCTTCGAACGGCACTCGCCCATTGAGGGATGGCAATGAAGCAAGACCGAGGATTTTTACGCTTGAAGAATTAGAACAAGCTACAAAGAAGTTTAACGAGTGCAATCTCGTCGGTCATGGGAGTTTTGGTTTGGTTTATAAAGGTTTGCTATGTGATGGTACCGTTGTAGCGATTAAAAGGCGTGTCGGAACATTACATCAGGAATTTGTCAAAGAG GTTAATTGTCTGTCTGTTATATCGCATCGCAATCTTGTTTCTCTCATCGGTTATTGCCAGGAGGGTGGTTTACAAATGCTAGTCTTCGAATATCTGCCGAACGGGAGCCTCTCTGATCATCTTTATG ATACTGATAAAGAATTAAAGATAAAGTTGGAATTCAAACAAAGGCTTTCAGTAGCAATAGGAGCAGCTAAAG GTCTTTCTCATTTGCACAGTATAGTACCACCATTAGTGCACAGAAACTTCAAAACATCCAATGTGTTAGTCGACGAGAACTTCATCGCAAAGGTGGCAGATGCAGGCATAATCCGGTTCATCCAAAACATCGAAGATGTTGGTACATCTGAAGGATCTCACCACCAAAATATTTTCCGAGATCCAGA AATCAAAGAAGATAGAACATTCTCTGGAGCCAGTGATGTATATAGTTTTGGAGTGTTCCTTCTGGAGCTTGTAACTGGCCAAATTGCTGCTCAATTGAACTTTATAGACACAAATGCAAGCTTGATCCAATGG GTGAAGGAACATCTTAATTCCGGTGATCTCATTGATCGGCGATTAGCTGGAAGTCTCACTACAGAAGGGATGACAGCATTAATAAAACTAACTCTTCAGTGCTTGAGTTTAACAGGAAGTAGACGACCGACGATGGATGTCGTCGGTGTAGAACTTCATCGGATTCTTGAGACAGAGATGACATTGACGACGATTATGGGTGATGGTACTGCTATTGTCACCCTTGGAAGTCAGTTATTTGCTTAA